The Sus scrofa isolate TJ Tabasco breed Duroc unplaced genomic scaffold, Sscrofa11.1 Contig1202, whole genome shotgun sequence genome contains a region encoding:
- the LOC100523780 gene encoding olfactory receptor 2AE1-like, whose product MRQRNQTSSLADFILEGLFDDSPAHAFLFSLTMVVFLIAVSGNTLTILLICADPRLHTPMYVLLSQLSLMDLMHVSTTIPKMAINYLSGTKSISFVGCATQHFLFLSLGGAECLLLTFMSYDRYVAICHPLRYAVLMNRKVGQMMAVMSWLGASVNSLIHTAILMHFPFCGHRNIHHFYCEFPAVVQLVCGDITVYESTVYISSILLLLLPIVLISASYVFILRSVICMRSAGGKRNAFATCSSHLTVVSFWFGACIFSYMRPRSQRTPLQDKVGSVFYSIVTPTLNPLIYTLRNKDVAKALRRVLGREMITQNPKVRLP is encoded by the coding sequence atgcGGCAGAGGAATCAGACCTCCTCCCTGGCTGACTTCATCCTGGAAGGGCTCTTTGATGACTCCCCGGCCCACgctttcctcttctccttgaCCATGGTGGTCTTCCTGATTGCGGTGAGTGGAAACACCCTCACCATCCTCCTCATCTGTGCCGACCCCCGgcttcacacccccatgtacgTCCTGCTCAGCCAGCTCTCCCTCATGGATCTGATGCATgtctccaccaccatccccaagATGGCCATCAACTACCTCTCTGGCACCAAGTCCATCTCCTTTGTGGGCTGTGCCACCCAGCACTTCCTCTTTTTGTCTCTGGGTGGAGCTGAGTGTCTTCTCCTAACTttcatgtcctatgaccgctatgtggccatctgtcacccactgCGTTATGCCGTTCTCATGAACAGAAAGGTGGGACAGATGATGGCTGTTATGTCTTGGTTGGGAGCATCAGTAAACTCCCTCATTCACACAGCAATCTTGATGCACTTCCCTTTCTGTGGGCACCGGAACATCCACCACTTCTACTGTGAGTTTCCAGCAGTTGTGCAGTTGGTGTGTGGAGACATCACTGTGTATGAATCCACAGTGTACATCAGCAGCatcctcctgctcctgctccccaTCGTCCTGATTTCTGCATCCTACGTCTTCATCCTCCGCAGTGTTATTTGCATGCGTTCAGCTGGGGGTAAGAGGAATGCCTTTGCCACCTGTAGCTCTCACCTCACTGTGGTTTCCTTCTGGTTTGGCGCCTGCATCTTCTCCTACATGAGGCCCAGGTCCCAGCGCACCCCATTGCAAGACAAAGTGGGTTCCGTGTTCTACAGCATCGTTACCCCAACCCTGAATCCTCTGATATACACTCTCCGAAATAAGGACGTGGCAAAGGCTCTGAGGAGAGTGCTGGGGAGAGAGATGATCACTCAAAACCCAAAAGTGCGGTTGCCCTGA